In Sphingopyxis sp. 113P3, one DNA window encodes the following:
- a CDS encoding phage adaptor protein, with protein MSVLSALQSASIRLVGEKPAVFFGSSGQTEIELCDLLNEVARDIVDFADWQGLTKIATISGDGETADFDLPDDYARQLLRSDMMDVNSWLWGYCRITDINDFTYQKERGFTGFPGGWIIYQDQIHFAPAPADGSTATYPYISRNYAVDSGTLGAKAAFDSDTDTFKLEERLLTLGLVWRWREQKKLNYTGDQEAFTLALSDAAAKDKGSRIYRSGRRLPMRGTHLAWPWELG; from the coding sequence GTGAGCGTCCTTTCCGCCCTCCAATCGGCGTCCATCCGCCTTGTCGGTGAGAAACCGGCGGTCTTTTTCGGATCGTCGGGACAGACCGAGATCGAGCTTTGCGACCTGTTGAACGAGGTCGCGCGCGATATAGTTGATTTCGCCGATTGGCAGGGCCTGACGAAGATCGCGACGATCAGCGGGGACGGCGAGACGGCGGACTTCGACCTGCCGGACGATTATGCGCGCCAGCTCCTGCGCTCCGACATGATGGACGTGAATAGCTGGCTGTGGGGCTATTGCCGGATCACCGACATCAATGATTTCACCTACCAGAAGGAGCGCGGTTTTACCGGCTTTCCGGGCGGGTGGATCATTTATCAGGACCAGATCCATTTCGCCCCCGCGCCGGCGGATGGATCGACCGCGACCTATCCCTATATATCTCGCAATTATGCGGTGGATTCTGGAACCCTGGGGGCAAAAGCCGCCTTTGACAGCGACACCGACACGTTCAAGCTGGAAGAGCGATTGCTGACCCTCGGGCTTGTCTGGCGCTGGCGCGAGCAGAAGAAGCTCAATTATACCGGCGATCAGGAGGCGTTTACCCTCGCCCTCTCCGATGCTGCGGCCAAGGACAAGGGGTCGCGCATTTATCGCTCGGGTCGCCGCCTGCCGATGAGGGGGACGCATCTCGCGTGGCCGTGGGAGCTGGGCTAA
- a CDS encoding tail fiber domain-containing protein, with product MRTPKAPDPVATAQAQAGYNRDTALTQQMLNMVDTTGPWGSVTYSPNGTQSFIGSDGKVVTIPRYTQTTSFSPEQQQIYDQSQQAEINLSQLAADQSAMLQDYLSKPFEFDNQDAEQWAYDLASPRILEQQGQNEKALRARLINAGLRPGSAGWDAEMTRLTNANTDQLNQLALTGRGQAFAEALATRNQPINEITALLSGSQVSNPASMSGPTPQTQVGGVDYAGMVQQNYQNQLNSSGGLMGGLFGLAGALGGGALSKWSDRRLKTEIRRVGTLDNGLPVYAFKYRSGGPVQIGLMAQDVEAIHPEAVTEGHGGFKMVNYGIAVQ from the coding sequence TTGAGGACCCCCAAGGCCCCAGATCCCGTAGCAACTGCACAAGCGCAGGCCGGTTATAACCGGGATACTGCGCTTACCCAGCAAATGCTCAATATGGTCGATACGACCGGCCCTTGGGGCAGTGTCACCTATTCGCCGAACGGCACGCAGTCTTTTATCGGCTCTGACGGCAAGGTCGTCACCATCCCGCGCTACACGCAGACGACGAGTTTCAGCCCCGAGCAACAGCAGATTTACGACCAGTCGCAGCAAGCGGAAATCAACCTTTCGCAGCTGGCCGCCGATCAGTCGGCGATGCTGCAGGACTATCTTTCAAAGCCCTTCGAGTTCGACAACCAGGACGCCGAGCAGTGGGCTTATGACCTTGCCTCGCCGCGTATCCTTGAGCAGCAGGGGCAGAATGAAAAGGCTTTGCGGGCGCGCCTTATCAATGCTGGTTTGAGGCCGGGGAGTGCCGGGTGGGATGCGGAAATGACCCGCCTCACCAACGCCAACACCGACCAGCTTAACCAGCTTGCCCTGACGGGGCGCGGACAGGCGTTCGCGGAGGCGCTGGCGACGCGCAACCAGCCGATCAACGAGATAACCGCATTGCTCTCGGGCTCGCAGGTGTCGAACCCGGCGAGCATGTCCGGGCCGACGCCGCAGACGCAGGTCGGAGGCGTCGATTACGCGGGCATGGTCCAGCAGAACTATCAGAACCAGCTTAATTCGAGTGGGGGCCTCATGGGCGGCCTCTTCGGCTTGGCTGGGGCGCTTGGCGGCGGAGCGCTCTCAAAGTGGTCTGATCGCCGCCTCAAAACCGAGATCAGACGCGTCGGCACGCTCGATAACGGGCTCCCCGTCTATGCATTCAAATATCGCTCGGGAGGCCCCGTCCAGATCGGACTCATGGCGCAGGACGTGGAGGCAATTCATCCAGAGGCGGTTACCGAAGGGCACGGCGGCTTCAAGATGGTTAACTACGGGATCGCGGTCCAATGA
- a CDS encoding phage tail protein, whose translation MPRASDGAYSLPSGSLVSVGEDIVPSQHNPPLTDIAQALSDSLSRDGRGGMRSNLDMGGFKARNLAPGTQPTDAATVGQITGLSGVPVGSMMDWAAASPPTGWLICAGQSLSRAAYPDLFAVLGTTFGASSASVFNLPDLRGRVVAGLDVDSGGYADRLTSPNSRTLGAAGGSQTVTLTEAQMPVHTHEVSGSTNSAGAHSHSLNLGGGTNLVGNGLNTVPSSATSATGSSGAHSHTIEVSAENAGGGEAHANVQPTIILNKIIKSSSS comes from the coding sequence ATGCCACGCGCATCGGACGGTGCATACAGCCTTCCCAGCGGCTCTCTGGTCAGCGTCGGCGAGGATATTGTGCCGTCGCAGCACAACCCGCCGCTCACTGATATCGCACAGGCGCTTTCGGATAGCCTTTCGCGCGACGGGCGGGGCGGAATGCGCTCGAATCTCGACATGGGCGGCTTCAAGGCACGCAACCTTGCGCCGGGAACGCAGCCGACAGACGCCGCCACGGTCGGACAAATCACCGGACTGAGCGGCGTTCCAGTGGGCTCAATGATGGACTGGGCCGCTGCCTCACCTCCAACCGGATGGCTTATCTGCGCGGGCCAATCGTTGAGCCGCGCGGCTTATCCCGACCTTTTCGCGGTCCTTGGCACGACTTTCGGCGCGTCGTCGGCTTCGGTATTCAACCTGCCCGATCTTCGCGGGCGCGTGGTCGCCGGTCTGGACGTGGATTCAGGCGGTTATGCCGACCGCCTGACCAGCCCCAACAGCAGAACGCTCGGGGCTGCCGGTGGCTCGCAGACGGTTACGCTCACCGAAGCGCAGATGCCCGTTCATACGCACGAGGTTTCCGGCTCGACCAATTCGGCGGGGGCGCACAGCCACAGCCTAAACCTTGGCGGCGGGACAAACCTTGTGGGGAACGGCCTTAATACCGTGCCGAGTTCGGCGACCAGCGCAACCGGAAGTTCGGGCGCCCACTCGCACACGATTGAGGTTTCTGCCGAAAATGCAGGTGGCGGCGAGGCTCACGCGAACGTCCAGCCCACCATCATCCTTAACAAAATTATCAAGAGTTCAAGCTCATGA
- a CDS encoding FmdB family zinc ribbon protein yields the protein MLIPLYDFRCGEGHRFERFVPLAQFDDVQSCACGAGASRMVSAPLVVSDCIDPRMGADGKLHDSLASYRHSLTPEGNAKGERYFELGHNEELPSKTYDFDPKQRRDDIRAAMADVRNGNVPQPVILED from the coding sequence GTGCTTATCCCCTTGTATGATTTCCGGTGCGGCGAGGGCCACCGCTTCGAGCGCTTCGTCCCGCTCGCGCAGTTTGACGATGTTCAATCCTGCGCGTGCGGGGCGGGTGCTTCCCGGATGGTATCGGCCCCGTTGGTGGTGTCGGACTGCATAGATCCCCGCATGGGCGCGGACGGGAAGCTGCACGACAGCCTCGCCTCCTATCGCCACAGCCTGACCCCCGAAGGGAACGCGAAGGGCGAACGATATTTCGAGCTCGGACACAATGAGGAATTGCCGAGCAAAACCTACGATTTCGACCCGAAGCAGCGCCGGGATGACATTCGCGCAGCAATGGCGGACGTGCGGAACGGGAACGTCCCCCAACCTGTGATTTTGGAGGACTGA
- a CDS encoding DUF1064 domain-containing protein — MIALKPSMRMRALGRLKQGERNKTEIAYEDDVLKPAMQAGEVLWYAFEPWKIRIGKNCFYTPDYAVLSRNGQLECHEVKGHPRIFMDDAKVKVRAASAVMPFRFLVAFPIPKNEGGGWRTVEY; from the coding sequence ATGATCGCCCTCAAACCTTCGATGCGGATGCGCGCCCTCGGTCGGCTAAAGCAGGGTGAGCGCAACAAGACCGAAATCGCCTATGAAGATGATGTTCTCAAGCCAGCGATGCAGGCGGGGGAAGTCCTCTGGTATGCGTTCGAGCCTTGGAAAATCCGCATCGGCAAGAACTGCTTTTACACGCCGGATTATGCCGTCTTGAGCCGCAATGGTCAACTGGAATGCCATGAAGTCAAAGGGCATCCCCGGATTTTCATGGACGACGCCAAGGTCAAGGTGAGGGCGGCATCCGCAGTGATGCCGTTCAGGTTTCTGGTCGCCTTCCCGATCCCCAAAAATGAAGGCGGCGGGTGGAGGACGGTTGAATATTAA
- a CDS encoding helix-turn-helix domain-containing protein produces MSIRLLSAAWDLDIGSTEKMVLMSLCDHANDEGVCWPSVATIMRKTSKSERTVQTALKWLKEQGYFEIEGRNGTSPKYILDPRKICTPAKSAPPQKLRQTPAKSAPKPSRTSIPPVSANADTPPDENSEALKPEHVVEAWNDTASRIGLAKVVRLTDARRKRLRTMIAQHPPDDFAAALDAIERSPFCRGEKTDWKADFDFFLQSKSFTKLLEGAYG; encoded by the coding sequence ATGAGCATCCGCCTCCTTTCAGCTGCGTGGGATCTGGACATCGGGAGCACCGAAAAGATGGTGCTCATGAGCCTTTGCGACCACGCCAACGACGAGGGAGTCTGCTGGCCTTCTGTCGCCACTATCATGCGCAAGACGAGCAAGTCAGAACGCACGGTTCAGACAGCGCTGAAGTGGCTCAAGGAACAGGGTTATTTCGAGATCGAAGGTCGAAACGGGACCAGCCCGAAATACATTCTCGACCCCCGCAAAATCTGCACCCCCGCAAAATCTGCACCCCCGCAGAAATTGCGTCAAACCCCCGCAAAATCTGCACCCAAACCATCAAGAACCTCCATTCCCCCTGTATCAGCTAACGCTGATACGCCCCCCGACGAAAATTCTGAGGCTTTGAAACCTGAGCATGTCGTTGAGGCATGGAACGACACGGCAAGCCGGATTGGTCTCGCCAAGGTCGTGCGGCTGACAGACGCTCGCCGCAAGCGTCTCCGAACGATGATCGCGCAGCATCCTCCAGACGACTTCGCCGCGGCGCTGGACGCCATCGAGCGCTCGCCCTTCTGCCGGGGCGAGAAGACCGACTGGAAGGCAGACTTCGATTTCTTCCTGCAATCCAAATCATTCACCAAGCTCCTGGAGGGCGCATATGGCTAG
- a CDS encoding HNH endonuclease → MANARLCTIRECGKRLYCRGLCESHYWKLRTYGDPLHVARPKREVIIEGDSAIVPLTRGYRAIIDAEDVHLVEGNCWSVVIGNTGICYAKRTTNADGLILMHRMILNAPVGAIVDHKNGNGLDNRKANLRIATLKQNAQNRRKRRGTAGALKGACWDADRNTWVSGIYIEGRKVHLGSFETEQGAHEAYCRAATDAFGEFARFS, encoded by the coding sequence ATGGCTAATGCACGACTATGCACAATCAGGGAATGCGGCAAGAGGCTGTACTGCCGCGGACTTTGTGAATCTCATTATTGGAAGTTGCGAACATACGGCGACCCGCTGCATGTCGCGCGCCCTAAGCGGGAAGTGATAATAGAAGGCGACAGCGCAATCGTCCCGCTTACTAGGGGGTATCGCGCTATAATCGACGCCGAGGACGTTCATCTGGTGGAGGGTAATTGCTGGTCGGTAGTCATCGGGAACACCGGCATTTGCTATGCAAAGAGGACCACCAATGCGGATGGTCTCATCTTGATGCATCGGATGATCTTGAACGCGCCAGTTGGCGCCATAGTAGACCATAAAAACGGAAACGGGCTAGACAATCGCAAAGCCAACCTTCGGATAGCAACGCTAAAGCAAAATGCGCAAAATCGACGGAAAAGGCGAGGCACGGCTGGCGCCCTCAAGGGAGCGTGCTGGGATGCCGACCGGAACACTTGGGTATCGGGAATTTATATCGAGGGCCGCAAAGTCCATTTGGGCAGTTTCGAAACCGAGCAGGGCGCTCACGAAGCATACTGCCGGGCGGCCACAGATGCGTTCGGAGAGTTTGCGAGGTTCTCATGA
- a CDS encoding lytic transglycosylase domain-containing protein → MTTLNALTAQAESGGRDFANGRPITSPAGARFAMQVMPSTARDPGFGLRPADPSNAADMNRLGREYRATMQKRYGGDLAKMWAAYNAGPGRVDEAVKRYGERWFDAMPAETKRYVSGLMSRLGGR, encoded by the coding sequence GTGACGACGCTCAACGCCTTGACCGCGCAAGCCGAAAGCGGTGGCCGGGACTTTGCGAACGGTCGGCCGATCACCTCGCCCGCTGGCGCGCGCTTCGCGATGCAGGTCATGCCCTCGACGGCTCGCGATCCCGGCTTCGGCCTCCGCCCCGCCGATCCGAGCAATGCGGCGGACATGAACCGGCTGGGCCGCGAGTACCGGGCAACGATGCAGAAGCGCTACGGCGGAGATCTGGCGAAAATGTGGGCCGCCTACAACGCTGGTCCTGGCCGCGTTGATGAAGCCGTCAAGCGCTACGGCGAACGCTGGTTTGACGCCATGCCCGCCGAGACGAAACGATATGTGAGCGGCCTTATGTCGCGCCTCGGAGGTCGCTGA
- a CDS encoding HNH endonuclease, with product MAFLENPNNLPEVHHKDANKENNRLDNLQWVTRSDNQLLTIRDCPNRIGEGHYLSRLNEQAVREIRGRRGRGESLSEIAKDYGVSINTISAVAQRKTWKHVE from the coding sequence ATGGCGTTCCTTGAGAATCCCAACAATCTTCCGGAGGTGCACCACAAAGACGCAAACAAAGAAAACAACCGGTTGGATAATTTGCAGTGGGTAACGAGATCCGATAACCAGCTTTTGACGATACGAGATTGCCCCAATCGGATTGGCGAGGGGCACTATCTGTCCCGCCTCAATGAACAAGCGGTTCGGGAAATACGCGGGCGTCGAGGACGTGGGGAATCCTTGTCCGAGATTGCCAAGGATTATGGCGTGTCCATCAACACGATTTCTGCTGTGGCTCAGCGCAAGACATGGAAGCATGTTGAATAG
- a CDS encoding N-acetylmuramidase domain-containing protein, with protein sequence MNLRDLQMWLNVRGANLVVDGLRGPSTRKAILDTFINRSAPAVTPAEIAQIAARLGGSPRQLAAVAKVESAGGGWDNQGRLKCLYERHYFWRRMQVIIPLLSNPTPGGYTIDADGDGINDSWEKVADAAMRSPLAAFESASWGKFQIMGAHAKSLGYGNAVEFVWALSRSEKAHYEALARFIETNGLTKAFRALSTNPDDCRAFAKGYNGTAYEKGGYHRKLAEAMR encoded by the coding sequence ATGAACCTTCGGGACCTGCAGATGTGGCTCAACGTCCGCGGCGCCAACCTCGTCGTCGATGGTCTTCGAGGCCCGTCGACCCGCAAGGCGATCCTCGACACCTTCATTAACCGGAGTGCGCCCGCCGTCACGCCCGCCGAGATTGCCCAGATCGCCGCCCGTCTCGGTGGCAGTCCCCGCCAGCTTGCCGCAGTGGCGAAGGTCGAAAGCGCCGGCGGCGGCTGGGACAATCAAGGCCGCCTGAAATGCCTCTATGAGCGGCACTATTTCTGGCGCCGAATGCAGGTCATTATCCCGCTCCTGTCGAACCCGACGCCGGGCGGCTACACGATCGACGCGGACGGCGACGGCATCAATGACAGCTGGGAAAAGGTTGCCGATGCAGCAATGCGCTCGCCTCTCGCCGCATTCGAGAGCGCGAGCTGGGGCAAGTTCCAGATCATGGGCGCGCACGCCAAATCGCTGGGCTACGGCAACGCTGTCGAATTTGTCTGGGCGCTGTCGCGATCCGAGAAGGCGCATTATGAGGCACTGGCCCGCTTCATAGAGACGAACGGGCTGACCAAGGCTTTCCGCGCACTGTCGACGAACCCGGACGACTGCCGGGCATTCGCGAAGGGTTACAACGGCACGGCCTACGAAAAGGGCGGCTATCACCGCAAACTGGCGGAGGCGATGCGATGA
- the terL gene encoding phage terminase large subunit has product MSAAHALTAEDFAFSRLIAYAAYQWPSYQDAPHHRLIARHLEAVERGEITRLMITMPPRHGKSMLASEFFPAWYIGRNPDHYVVTATYAQELADDFGRKVKNQIEDPSFKAVFPGVGLADDSKSAKRFHIEGSATLGGFEHVTTQRGAFYAVGVGGPLTGRGAHLLLIDDPVKNREDAESEVIRKKTKDWYTSTAYTRLMPGGRIVIIQTRWHEDDLSGWLQEEHAHEGWTVLNLPAINDNGEALWPEQYPFEALERIKRALPSRDWSALYQQRPTPETGDYFKADWLIPVDHIPPRDQLAIYGGSDYAVTADGGDYTVHVVVGVDSEGKIYLLDLWRAQAASNVWVDSFCALVRKWHPIGWAEETGQIKSGVGPFLIKQMLETGSYTAREQFPTRGDKAVRAQSIRGRMAMQGLRYPRNAEWFSDFKSELMSFPVGVHDDQVDALGLVGQLLDRMMMGERPKEARPKTVRAPLVVSDGVIAPPLRTRR; this is encoded by the coding sequence ATGAGCGCGGCCCATGCCCTCACCGCCGAGGATTTCGCTTTCTCGCGCCTCATTGCTTACGCGGCCTATCAATGGCCCAGCTACCAGGACGCGCCCCATCATCGGCTTATTGCGCGCCACCTCGAGGCCGTCGAGCGCGGCGAGATAACCCGCCTCATGATCACCATGCCGCCCCGCCACGGCAAATCTATGCTGGCGAGCGAGTTTTTCCCGGCGTGGTATATAGGGCGCAACCCCGATCACTACGTCGTCACGGCGACCTATGCGCAGGAGCTCGCCGACGATTTCGGGCGCAAGGTCAAGAACCAGATCGAGGATCCGAGTTTCAAGGCTGTTTTCCCCGGCGTAGGGCTCGCCGACGACAGCAAGAGCGCCAAGCGCTTCCATATCGAGGGTTCGGCTACCCTCGGCGGCTTTGAGCACGTCACGACGCAGCGGGGGGCATTTTACGCGGTGGGCGTCGGTGGCCCTCTCACTGGCCGCGGCGCGCACCTGCTGCTGATCGACGACCCGGTAAAGAACCGCGAGGATGCTGAATCCGAGGTCATCCGCAAGAAAACGAAAGATTGGTATACATCGACCGCATACACGCGCCTCATGCCGGGCGGGCGGATCGTCATCATTCAAACCCGATGGCACGAGGATGACCTTTCGGGCTGGCTGCAGGAGGAGCACGCGCACGAAGGCTGGACGGTGCTCAACCTGCCGGCAATCAATGACAACGGCGAAGCGCTGTGGCCCGAGCAATACCCCTTCGAGGCGCTGGAACGGATCAAGCGCGCGCTCCCCTCGCGTGACTGGTCGGCCCTCTACCAGCAGCGGCCCACGCCCGAGACCGGCGACTATTTCAAGGCCGACTGGCTTATCCCCGTCGATCATATCCCGCCCCGCGATCAACTCGCGATCTATGGCGGCTCAGACTATGCGGTAACGGCCGACGGCGGAGACTACACCGTTCATGTCGTCGTCGGGGTCGACAGCGAGGGCAAGATTTACCTGCTCGACCTGTGGCGCGCGCAGGCGGCTTCGAATGTCTGGGTGGATAGCTTCTGCGCGCTGGTCCGCAAGTGGCACCCTATCGGCTGGGCCGAGGAAACGGGCCAGATCAAGAGCGGCGTCGGCCCGTTCCTCATCAAGCAGATGCTGGAAACAGGCAGTTATACGGCCCGCGAGCAATTCCCGACACGCGGCGACAAGGCAGTGCGGGCTCAGTCTATCCGTGGCCGCATGGCGATGCAGGGGCTTCGTTATCCCCGCAATGCCGAATGGTTCTCCGACTTCAAATCCGAACTGATGAGCTTCCCTGTGGGCGTGCACGACGATCAGGTCGATGCGCTCGGGCTCGTCGGCCAGCTGCTCGACCGCATGATGATGGGTGAGCGCCCGAAAGAGGCCCGCCCGAAGACTGTCAGGGCTCCGCTGGTCGTATCTGACGGCGTGATTGCGCCCCCCTTGAGGACGAGGCGATGA
- a CDS encoding helix-turn-helix domain-containing protein, whose translation MSYHYKESGLDNIVLENGYTIHKTPYGEGVSIQDTEGLHKAIAAFIVDMACPINGAELRFLRLEMELTQKRLAEILGSDEQNVRRWEKARDKSITGPVDRLLRALYKDYALGDGTLRAMVDRLAELDCVERSPIVLRETDDHWSLAA comes from the coding sequence ATGTCATACCACTACAAGGAAAGTGGTCTCGACAATATCGTTTTGGAAAATGGATACACCATCCATAAGACCCCTTATGGAGAGGGCGTGTCCATTCAGGACACGGAGGGACTGCATAAGGCAATCGCAGCATTCATCGTGGATATGGCTTGCCCGATCAACGGCGCGGAACTTCGGTTCCTGCGTCTGGAAATGGAACTCACCCAAAAGCGTCTGGCGGAAATTCTCGGCTCGGATGAGCAGAATGTCCGACGCTGGGAGAAGGCGCGCGACAAGTCCATTACGGGGCCGGTGGATCGGCTCCTGCGCGCGCTATACAAAGACTATGCGCTCGGAGACGGAACCTTGCGCGCAATGGTTGATCGACTGGCGGAACTCGATTGCGTCGAGAGATCGCCCATTGTGCTGCGCGAGACTGACGACCATTGGTCGCTCGCGGCCTGA
- a CDS encoding HNH endonuclease signature motif containing protein, which produces MLAHRVACTIAHGSPPEGKASALHSCDNPPCCNPAHLRWGSHKENTADAIERDRASPPPKNTSYRRRDTQPKGADVWNQSLTEDKVREIWRLHLAGGMTTSQIAEAVDATRHAVTDVARGRSWRHLPDAPSVESLKAGGVRRGYNQFSDLLETCAK; this is translated from the coding sequence ATGCTGGCGCACCGCGTCGCGTGCACAATCGCTCACGGGTCGCCGCCAGAGGGAAAGGCATCCGCGCTCCATAGCTGCGACAATCCACCTTGCTGCAATCCGGCGCACCTTCGCTGGGGCAGCCACAAAGAAAACACGGCAGATGCCATTGAAAGAGATAGAGCCAGCCCGCCCCCGAAAAACACATCCTATCGCCGCCGCGACACGCAGCCCAAGGGCGCAGACGTATGGAACCAGTCGCTTACGGAAGATAAGGTGAGAGAGATTTGGCGACTTCACCTTGCGGGCGGGATGACTACGTCGCAGATCGCGGAGGCCGTTGACGCCACGCGGCACGCTGTCACTGACGTTGCGCGCGGGCGAAGCTGGCGGCACCTTCCGGACGCCCCGAGCGTCGAATCCCTGAAAGCTGGTGGAGTGAGGCGGGGCTACAACCAATTCTCGGACCTACTCGAAACGTGCGCGAAGTAG
- a CDS encoding DNA cytosine methyltransferase: MSKLKVLDLFSGIGGFSLGLERTGGFETVAFCEIEEFPRRVLAKHWPDVPCYRDVRELTAQRLNVDGIAVDVVTGGFPCQDVSIAGLRAGIEGGTRSGLWSEICRLAGEIRPSFIIVENVANLLSGPTEQRGGWFGRVLGDLASLGYDAEWHCIPASYVGAWHRRDRVWVLAYPNKECGQQGIPEGPILGQRDLLLQPEGSFARWPGRSNLPQSRICGRHDGVPDVPHRLAALGNAVVPQIPELIGRAILASIEAERLAA, translated from the coding sequence GTGAGCAAGCTCAAAGTCCTCGATCTCTTTTCCGGCATCGGAGGTTTCAGCCTGGGGCTTGAGCGCACGGGCGGTTTCGAGACCGTCGCCTTCTGTGAAATAGAGGAGTTCCCCCGCCGTGTCCTTGCAAAGCACTGGCCCGACGTCCCCTGCTATCGAGACGTCAGAGAGCTTACCGCGCAGCGACTCAATGTTGATGGAATTGCCGTCGATGTCGTTACCGGCGGCTTCCCGTGCCAAGACGTTTCCATCGCCGGCTTGCGAGCTGGTATCGAGGGCGGCACGCGAAGCGGCCTTTGGTCTGAAATCTGTCGATTGGCTGGCGAAATTCGACCGTCCTTCATCATCGTGGAGAACGTCGCAAATCTGCTTAGTGGCCCAACTGAGCAACGTGGCGGATGGTTTGGCAGAGTTCTCGGAGACCTGGCCTCGCTCGGGTATGATGCGGAATGGCATTGCATACCAGCTTCCTACGTTGGCGCCTGGCATCGACGGGACAGAGTATGGGTACTTGCCTACCCCAACAAAGAGTGCGGACAGCAAGGGATCCCCGAAGGGCCGATACTTGGGCAGCGGGACCTGCTTCTCCAACCTGAGGGAAGTTTTGCGCGATGGCCCGGACGATCCAATCTTCCCCAATCCAGAATTTGTGGAAGACATGATGGGGTTCCCGACGTTCCACACCGACTTGCGGCCCTCGGAAACGCCGTAGTCCCTCAAATCCCCGAACTGATCGGCCGCGCCATTCTCGCTTCCATTGAGGCGGAAAGGCTCGCCGCATGA
- a CDS encoding phage major capsid protein — protein MPINPDRNYGQLLTAATARRSKAIQDIVYNATPLTRILRDQGRIKVKRAGGPELRVPVEFDKLQAQWFTGYDKIEITPKELLNSAVFNWSRVVGMFSLNGTELLYTSGEEEVVDLMAFYMEAAEKSVKEEFETSLVGDGTGSGGRQMIGLGGAIPVTPNTGIYGGVSRVDVANWRTSTFDITNGDVSPYTTWDSTTARPIIEHIALARSRNGRYADLLIADANAYAPISASFVAHQRLASERLARLGFAGLTYMTPAGPVDIVAAGGIGNVMPADTIIGIDTQGLALYEFPGQAFVPFHPGNGMRPINQDAIAQGIVWSGQLVLENPLFSYRILTNEE, from the coding sequence ATGCCGATCAATCCAGATCGCAATTATGGGCAGCTACTCACCGCTGCCACGGCTCGCCGATCCAAGGCGATCCAGGACATCGTTTACAACGCAACCCCCCTCACCCGCATTCTGCGCGATCAGGGCCGCATCAAGGTCAAGCGCGCGGGAGGCCCCGAGCTTCGTGTGCCTGTCGAGTTCGACAAGCTGCAGGCGCAGTGGTTCACCGGCTACGACAAGATCGAGATCACCCCGAAAGAGCTTCTCAATTCGGCGGTTTTCAACTGGTCGCGCGTAGTCGGCATGTTCTCGCTGAATGGGACCGAACTGCTTTACACCTCGGGCGAGGAAGAAGTGGTCGATCTCATGGCGTTCTACATGGAAGCTGCTGAAAAGTCGGTCAAAGAGGAGTTCGAAACCTCGCTCGTCGGCGACGGCACCGGTTCCGGTGGCCGCCAGATGATCGGTCTCGGCGGTGCCATTCCGGTCACTCCGAACACCGGCATCTATGGTGGTGTAAGCCGTGTCGATGTCGCCAACTGGCGAACCAGCACGTTCGACATCACCAACGGCGATGTGTCGCCCTACACGACGTGGGACAGCACGACCGCGCGCCCGATTATCGAGCATATCGCCCTCGCCCGTTCGCGTAACGGTCGCTATGCCGACCTGCTGATCGCCGACGCCAACGCTTATGCGCCGATTTCGGCTTCGTTCGTGGCGCACCAGCGCCTCGCCTCGGAGCGTCTCGCGCGTCTCGGCTTTGCTGGCCTCACCTACATGACCCCGGCTGGTCCGGTGGACATCGTGGCAGCGGGCGGTATCGGCAACGTCATGCCCGCGGATACGATCATCGGCATCGATACGCAGGGTCTCGCCCTTTACGAGTTTCCGGGTCAGGCCTTCGTGCCCTTCCACCCGGGCAACGGGATGCGTCCTATCAATCAGGACGCCATCGCGCAGGGCATCGTTTGGTCGGGCCAGCTGGTTCTTGAGAACCCGCTGTTCTCCTACCGCATCCTCACCAATGAAGAATAA
- a CDS encoding tail fiber protein produces the protein MVIPIAGDFGDNYLPLAGQHVSASEYPELFQVVGNRYCPPIIRDEVPAGMIERIRRWVGLTPRKKYVERDNPDYRRGFFRLPDMRAQS, from the coding sequence ATGGTCATTCCCATCGCAGGGGATTTCGGCGATAACTATCTTCCTCTCGCTGGCCAGCACGTTAGCGCGAGTGAATATCCGGAGCTGTTTCAGGTTGTCGGCAATCGCTACTGTCCCCCCATAATCCGCGATGAGGTCCCGGCGGGAATGATTGAACGCATCCGCCGTTGGGTAGGCCTCACACCGCGCAAGAAATATGTAGAGCGGGATAACCCTGATTACCGACGTGGCTTCTTCCGCCTGCCAGATATGAGAGCGCAGAGCTGA